TGGCCGGCCCGGACCTTGTGAGCCGCGGCTTTGTGTATGTGCGCGAGAACGAGAGCCTGATGGACGGTGCACAGAGCATCGTGGAAAATGCGCTGGACCGCTGCGTGGATGAACATGTGCGCGATTGGAACAGCGTCAAGACCCGCGTGCGCGAGGCACTGAGCAGCTATATCTATCGGCGCACCAAGCGCAGCCCGATGATCCTTCCCATCCTGATGGAGGTCTAATCCGGGCACGCTGCCGCAAACAATGCGGCGGAAGGCAGGAGATTTGATGAAACAAAAACCAAGATGGACATTGGAGATGCTCACCGCCAGTCTGGCCGTGCTGTGCGGCCTGCTGGTGCTGGTGCTGCTGATCCAGCGGCCCACGGCATGGCCGGCGCTGCTGGCACTGGTGGTGCTGTGGGGCGTTGTGGTGGTGCTGTTCCGCTGCCAGCTGCGCAAGTGGGTGGCCCGGTGGATGTGCGGCGGCAGCTTTGAAGGCTCCAAGCTGCAGTTCAGTCTGGAGCCGCTCTCTCAGCCGGCCGCGCTGCTTTCCGGTGAGACGGTGCTGTGGTACAATGCACAGTTCCGCACCCGCCTGTTGAACGGACAGGATGCGCTGGTGAACCGCGTGCAGAAGGTGCTGCCCGGCCTTGATCTGCAGCAGTGCCGCAAGCAGGAGGGCCAGCTGCTGACCCTCGCGGACGGCATGTGGAGCGTACACAGCTCCACGGTGCCCGGCGATGCGGAGAGCATGACCCTTCTGGTGCTGAACGAGGAGACCGCCCTGCGCAAGGTGGAGGCGGAATACAAAGCCAGCCGTCCGGGCTATCTGGTGTTTCTGGTGGACGGCTACGACGATGTGTTCGGTGACATGCTGGACAGCGAGCGTGCCCGCCTGCTGGAAGGCATCAACCGCACGCTGGAGGATATGATCGGCCGGGGCAGCGGCTTTTTGCGCCGTGTGGCCAGCGGCCGCTATATCGCTGTGGTGGAAGAGCGCCAGATGGAGCAGTTCGCCAACCGGGGCTACGATGTGCTGGACAAGATCCGTGCGCTGGATCCCAGCGTGAACCTTTCGCTGTCCATCGGCATTGGCCGCGGGGCCAAGACCCTGCGGGAAGCCCAGGATATGGCCGTGCAGGCGCTGGATATGGCGCAGGGCCGCGGCGGCGATCAGGCCGCTGAAATGACACCGGACGGCTTTACGTTCTACGGCGGCGTGAGCCACGGTGTGGAAAAGCGCAGCAAGGTGCGCAGCCGCATCGTGGCCGATCAGCTGGTGAAGCTGATCAAGGAAGCCGACCATGTGGTCATCATGGGCCACCGCATGAGCGACCTGGATGCCATCGGCTCTGCCGAGGGCGTGCTGCGCATCTGCAAAATATGCGATGTCCCGGCGGTGATCGCGGTGCGGCGTGACGCTACCCTTGCGGGCAGCCTGATCGATGCATTGTGCCGTGCAGGCCAGAAGGACGACTTTATCGACCCGAAGGACGCACTGCCCATCATCTCCAAGCGCACCTTGTGCATCGTGGTGGATACATATCAGGTGGGCCTTGTGGAAAGCAAGGATATTCTGGAAAAATGCGGCAAGGTAGCCGTAATCGACCACCACCGCAAGGGCGTGGGCTATATCGAGAACCCGGCGCTGGTCTGTCATGAGCCGTATTCTTCCTCGGCCAGTGAGCTGGTCACGGAGCTTTTGCAGTACGTGGGCGAGCGCGACGACAAGCCCAACCGTGTGGAGGCCGAGGGCCTTTTGTCCGGCATCATGCTGGATACCCGCGATTTTACCCTGCACACCGGTGTGCGTACCTTTGAAGCTGCCGCTGCGCTGCGCCGCTATGGCGCGGAGACGGAGCGGGTGCGCCAGCTGTTCGATGTGACAATGGTGGAGTACAATGCCAAGGCAGATCTGGTGGAAAAAGCACGCATGTACAAAAATTGCGCGATCTCCGTCAGCGGCGAGGTGGCGCCGGAAGCCCGCGTGGCCATTGCACAGGCGGCAAACGATCTGCTGACCATTCAGGGCGTGGATGCCAGCTTTGTGGCAGTGCAGGTGGGCACAGGCGTGAACATTTCGGCCCGCAGTCTGGGTGCCGTGAACGTGCAGGTGATCATGGAATCTTTGGGCGGCGGCGGCCACCAGACCATGGCAGCAGCACAGCTCAAGCATATCACGCCGGAAGCAGCCCGTGCCCGCATCGAAGGTGCCATCGACAAATACTATGCATCGCAGAAAAAGGGCGATGTAGAAGGAAAATAAACGGAACAGAGAGGATCACACCCATGAAACAGTACGATTACCTGATCGTTGGTGCCGGCCTTTACGGCGCGGTCTTTGCACAGGAAGCAAAAAAGGCAGGCAAGAAGTGTCTTGTGATCGATAAGCGCAGCCACATTGCAGGCAATATCTACACGGAGCCGGTGGAGGGCATCAACGTCCACCGCTACGGTGCACATATCTTCCACACCAACAACAAGGCTGTGTGGCAGTATGTGAACCAGTTTGCAGAGTTCAACCGCTACACCAACAGCCCGGTGGCAAACTACCACGGCGAGATCTACAACCTGCCCTTCAATATGAACACCTTTAATAAGATGTGGGGCGTTGTTACCCCTGCCGAAGCCAAGGCCAAGATCGAAGAGCAGAAGAAGGAAGCAGGCATCACCGACCCGCAGAATCTGGAAGAGCAGGCCATCAGCCTTGTGGGCACCGATATCTACGAAAAGCTTATCAAGGGCTACACTGGCAAGCAGTGGGGCCGCCCCTGCACCGAACTGCCGGCCTTCATTATCAAGCGTCTGCCAGTGCGCTTCACCTACGACGACAACTATTTCAACGCACTGTATCAGGGCATTCCCAATGGCGGCTACACCGCCATGGTGGAAAAGATGCTGGACGGCACCGAGGTGCGGCTGAATGTGGACTATCTGGCCGACCGCGAAAATCTGAACGCTCTGGCCGAGAAGGTGGTCTACACCGGCCCGGTGGATGCCTACTTTGGCTACAAGCTGGGTGCTCTGCAGTACCGCAGCGTCCGCTTTGAGACCGAGGTGATGGACACCGACAACTATCAGGGCAACGCAGTGGTCAACTATACCGATGCGGAAACTCCCTACACCCGCATCATCGAGCACAAGCACTTTGAGTTCGGCACCCAGCCCAAAACGGTCATCAGCCGCGAGTACAGCGCTGAGTGGAAGAAGGGCGACGAGCCGTACTACCCCGTCAATGACGAGAAGAACGGTGCCCTGTATGCCGAGTACAAGAAGCTGGCCGATGCGGAGCCGGACGTGATCTTTGGCGGCCGTCTGGGCGAGTATAAGTACTATGACATGGACAAGGTCATTGAGGTAGCTCTGGACGTGGCGGCAAAGGAACTGAAATAAGAAAACTCCTTCAGTCATCACTTGCGTGATGCCAGCTGTTCCCCTTCTGGCACTTTGTGCCACCTCCCCCGGCCGGGGGAGTCTGTCTCAAAGAAGGAGCCTCTGGCGAAAAGGACAAGCCTTCGGTTTTGCCAAAGGCCCCATCTCAGAGGGGGCTGTCTGCGAAGCGGACTGGGGGAGTTCACTTGAGGATAATGCTGCAATGCGCGCTTCCTCTTGCCCAAAAGCGACAAATGCGCTATACTATAAACACAACAACTGCACCGGTTTTCCGGTGAGAAGTGAGGGATAACATCATGAAAGTGATTCTCAAGCAGGATATCAAGGGCATTGGCAAGAAGGACGAGATCCACGAGGTCTCCGACGGCTACGCCCGCAACTATCTGTTCCCGCGCAAGCTGGCCGCTGTGGCAGATGCCAGCGCTGTGAACGTTGCCCGCAGCAAGGAAGCTGCTGCCGATTTCCACGAGGCTGAGACCGTAGCTGCTGCCAAGGATCTGGCCGCAAAGATCGAGGGCAAGACCGTGACCATCAAGGCCAAGGGCGGTGCATCCGGCCGTCTGCACGGCAAAGTCACCGGCAAGGAAGTTGCCGATGCTTTGGCTCAGCTGGCAGGCGCACCCATCGATAAGAAGAAGATCGAGCTGGAGACCAAGGATATCAAGGATGCCGGTGTGTTCAACGGCAAGGTTCGTCTGCACGTTGGTGTGGTCGCTTCTTTCAAGATCATGGTGGAAGTGGAACAGGCCTGATTTTTCTGCCATCTGCGCCCCCTCACAGCAGGGGGCGCTTTTTGGCTTTTCAGCGAAATGATGCAAAAGGATAAACTACCATGCCGAACGAACGACATTATTCCAATGAACTGAATCTGGAAAGCGTGGGCATCAACCTGCCCTACAACATGCAGGCAGAGCAGAGCGTGCTGGGTGCGGTGCTGCTCAAACCGGAAACGCTCACCGACTTGGTGGAGATCATCCGGCCGGAGATGTTCTACACCCGGCAGAACGCGCAGATCTACTCCGAAATGCTGCGCCTGTTCACCGCCGACCAGACCATCGACTTTGTGACATTGCTGGACGCTGTTATCTCGGACGGCGTGTTCCCCAGTGCCGACGAAGCAAAGGTGTACCTGACCGGCCTTGCCGAGACGGTGCCCAGCATCTCCAATGTGAAGGCCTATGCCCAGATCGTGCAGGAAAAGTATCTGGTGCGCCAGCTGATGGGCGTTGCAAAGGACATCCTGCAGGATGCCGGAGATGAGCCGGATGCCGACCTGCTGCTGGAAAACGCGGAGCAGCGCATTTATGAGATCCGCTCCGGCCGCGATTCCAGCGCACTGACACCGCTTTCCTCCAGCATGGTGGAGACCCTGACCAACCTGCAGAAGATCAGCGGCCCGGATGCGGACAAATACAAGGGCATCCCCACAGGCTTCCGCCTGCTGGATACGGTGCTCACCGGCCTTGGCCGCGGCGACCTCATCATCCTTGCGGCCCGCCCCGGTATGGGCAAGACCAGCTTTGCGCTGAACATCGCCACCCGCGTGGCCATGCAGCAGAAGGTGCCGGTGGCCATTTTCAGCTTGGAAATGACCAAGGAACAACTCACGAACCGCATCCTTTCTGCCGAGGCCGGCATCGACAGTCAGGCATTCCGCACCGGTGCCCTGCGCGCCGAGGACTGGGAATATCTGGCCCTTGCCACCGAAAAGCTGCACGATGCACCCATCTATATGGACGATACCTCCGGCATCACCATCACCGAGATGAAGGCGAAGATCCGCCGGGTGAATCAGGACCCCACCCGCCCGAATGTGGGTCTCATCGTCATCGACTATCTGCAGCTGATGACCACCGGCCAGCGCAGCGAGAACCGCGTGCAGGAGATCAGCTCCATCACCCGAAACCTCAAGATCATGGCAAAGGAAATGAATGTGCCCATCATCGCACTTTCTCAGCTGTCCCGTGCGGTGGAAAAGCAGGGCAACAATTCCAGCCACCGGCCCCAGCTTTCCGACCTGCGCGATTCTGGTTCTATCGAGCAGGATGCCGACTGCGTTCTGTTCCTGTACCGCGATTCCTACTATGCCAGCCAGAACCCGGACGGCGCTGAGGTGGATGCCGATACGGCAGAGTGCATCGTGGCGAAGAACCGTCACGGCGAGACCAGCACGGTGCCGCTGGGCTGGGATGGTGCCCACACCCGCTTTATGGATGTGGACTTTAAACGCTGATGAACAATGAAAAAATTCTGGCGCATGTGCGCATGTTTGCTCTGCGAGAAAAGCTGCTTTGTCCGGGTGAGCCGCTGCACTTGGCTGCGGCAGTGTCCGGCAGGGCAGACAGCATGGCACTGCTGCGTATCCTGCTGGCCCTGCAGCCGGAATTCGGGTTTGTGCTTTCGGCCTGCCATGTGAACCACGGCATGCGCGGTGAGAGCGCCGACCGGGACGAAGCCTTTGTGCGGGCGGAATGCGCCCGGCTGGGTGTGCCGCTGCGGGTGTTCCATGCTGCAGAGATGGCCGACGAAGTGGGCCTGCCGTCGGAACATGCCGGGGAGGACTGGGCGCGCCGCCTGCGCTATGCCTGCTTTGCGCGTTTGTGCGGGGAGGGGATAGATGTCGTTGCAACGGCCCATACTGCAAATGATCAGGCTGAGACCCTGCTGCTGCGGCTGGCCCGGGGCACGGGGCTGCACGGTGCGGCAGGCATCCGGCCAAAGCGCGGGTGCTACCTGCGGCCATTGCTGGCCCTTACCCGGCAGGATACCGAAAGCTTCTGCCGTGCAGCCGGGCAGGCATGGGTCACAGATGAGACGAACGCGACCGATGCCTATGCCCGCAACCGGGTGCGCCGTGCGGCGCTGCCTGCGCTGCAAAGCACCAACGGCGCAGCGGCGGAAAACCTTGCCCGCTTCTGCGAGAAGGCAGCCCGCGCGGATGCCTATTTTGCCCGGAAGGCCGAAGAGCTGCTTTCTGCTGCACGTCTGGATGCGGCACAGGCTGCCATCAAAAGCCCGGAAGCCTGCACGGTGTGGCGGCTGGGCCCACTTTCCGCTGCGGATGCGCTTATTTTGGAAGCAGCCATGCATTCGCTGACGGCTCCCGTGCGTGACGCAGAGGAAAAATATGTGCAGCTGCTGTGCGGCCTTGTGCGGCGCGGCAGCGGTGCGGTACAGCTGACTGACCGGGTGCGCTTTTGTGCCGGAGACGGATGCTTCTGGCAGGAGATTGTGCCGGAACGGCCCCGGCAGCAGGAAGACAAACGGCCGGAAAGCCAGCCCTTTCAGCCGGAAAAACAGGCAGAATACTGCCTTGCGGGCGGCTGGAAGGTGACTGCAGGGCTTTTTACGGCTGATTTTGAAGAAAAAATACAAGTCGTTCATAAAAAAGACTTAAAAAATCAGGCGGATTATGCTAGAATAACTACGTTGTATGCTGGTCTTGTCCTGCGCACCCGCCAGCCGGGAGATGTCTACCGCCCGGCGGGGCGAAGTGTACACAACCGGCTGCGCAAGTGGATGAACGAAACGGGCATCCCGGCCAGCCAGCGCGATCAGCTGCCACTGCTGGCGGCGGGCAGCGAAGTACTGTGGGTCTGCGGTGCGGGCTTTGCCGAGGGCCTTGCCCCGGATGCAGACACTGCGCAGGTGCTGCAGATGGAAATGGAACATAGGGAGGAAATAACATGAGTATGCATGATGATATCAAGACTGTTCTGGTCAGTGAAGAAGAGTTAAAGGCAAAGGTTGCTGAGCTGGGTGCCCAGATCAGCAAGGATTACGAGGGCAAGAACCTTGTTCTGGTGTCCATCCTCAAGGGCTCGGTGGTGTTTATGGCCGACCTGATGCGTGCGGTGAGCATTCCCTGCAGCATCGATTTTATGGTGGTGTCCAGCTACGGTGGCAGCAACACTGTTACCAGCGGCCTTGTAAAGATCATCAAGGATCTGGACGGTGATCTGTCCGGCAAGGATGTGCTGATCGTGGAGGATATTCTGGATACCGGCGTCACCCTCTCGAATCTGGTGCCCATGCTCAAGATGCGCAACCCCAACTCGGTAAAGATCTGCACCATTCTGGACAAGCCCAGCCGCCGCAAGGCCGATATCCAGCCTGACTACGAGGGCTTCCAGGTGCCGGACGAGTTCGTGGTGGGCTACGGTCTGGACTACGATGAAAAATACCGCAATCTGCCTTATGTGGGTGTGCTCAAGCCTGAAGTCTACGAGAAGTGATTTCTCACACTATAATTCATCCAAGAACTGGAGTTGATTTTTTTGCAATCCAAAAGACCCCGTTTCAATCCGCTGATCCTTGCTCTGGCGCTGGCGGCGGTGCTGATGGTCTGGTCGGTGCTGGGCGGCACCGGCGCTGCCAGCAGCTCTTCCATGGAATATTCCACGGTGGTGCATTATTTTGAAAGCCTGCAGGTCACGCAGTTCTCGCTGGACCTGAACACCGGTGTCATCACCATGAACCTCAAGGAAGGCGGCAAGAACAACCTGCCCCTGCCCGATACCACGTCCCAGAGCACCACGCAGGCCACCGGTGGACTGCTGAGCGGTATGCTGTCCTCCTCGGATGAGGATACTGCTGCGCAGAAGAACAGCGACGGCACTGTGACTGTGCGCTACAAGCTGCCCTATGCATCCATGTTCGTCAAGTATGTG
Above is a genomic segment from Faecalibacterium taiwanense containing:
- a CDS encoding DHH family phosphoesterase encodes the protein MKQKPRWTLEMLTASLAVLCGLLVLVLLIQRPTAWPALLALVVLWGVVVVLFRCQLRKWVARWMCGGSFEGSKLQFSLEPLSQPAALLSGETVLWYNAQFRTRLLNGQDALVNRVQKVLPGLDLQQCRKQEGQLLTLADGMWSVHSSTVPGDAESMTLLVLNEETALRKVEAEYKASRPGYLVFLVDGYDDVFGDMLDSERARLLEGINRTLEDMIGRGSGFLRRVASGRYIAVVEERQMEQFANRGYDVLDKIRALDPSVNLSLSIGIGRGAKTLREAQDMAVQALDMAQGRGGDQAAEMTPDGFTFYGGVSHGVEKRSKVRSRIVADQLVKLIKEADHVVIMGHRMSDLDAIGSAEGVLRICKICDVPAVIAVRRDATLAGSLIDALCRAGQKDDFIDPKDALPIISKRTLCIVVDTYQVGLVESKDILEKCGKVAVIDHHRKGVGYIENPALVCHEPYSSSASELVTELLQYVGERDDKPNRVEAEGLLSGIMLDTRDFTLHTGVRTFEAAAALRRYGAETERVRQLFDVTMVEYNAKADLVEKARMYKNCAISVSGEVAPEARVAIAQAANDLLTIQGVDASFVAVQVGTGVNISARSLGAVNVQVIMESLGGGGHQTMAAAQLKHITPEAARARIEGAIDKYYASQKKGDVEGK
- the glf gene encoding UDP-galactopyranose mutase, which encodes MKQYDYLIVGAGLYGAVFAQEAKKAGKKCLVIDKRSHIAGNIYTEPVEGINVHRYGAHIFHTNNKAVWQYVNQFAEFNRYTNSPVANYHGEIYNLPFNMNTFNKMWGVVTPAEAKAKIEEQKKEAGITDPQNLEEQAISLVGTDIYEKLIKGYTGKQWGRPCTELPAFIIKRLPVRFTYDDNYFNALYQGIPNGGYTAMVEKMLDGTEVRLNVDYLADRENLNALAEKVVYTGPVDAYFGYKLGALQYRSVRFETEVMDTDNYQGNAVVNYTDAETPYTRIIEHKHFEFGTQPKTVISREYSAEWKKGDEPYYPVNDEKNGALYAEYKKLADAEPDVIFGGRLGEYKYYDMDKVIEVALDVAAKELK
- the rplI gene encoding 50S ribosomal protein L9, whose translation is MKVILKQDIKGIGKKDEIHEVSDGYARNYLFPRKLAAVADASAVNVARSKEAAADFHEAETVAAAKDLAAKIEGKTVTIKAKGGASGRLHGKVTGKEVADALAQLAGAPIDKKKIELETKDIKDAGVFNGKVRLHVGVVASFKIMVEVEQA
- the dnaB gene encoding replicative DNA helicase, with translation MPNERHYSNELNLESVGINLPYNMQAEQSVLGAVLLKPETLTDLVEIIRPEMFYTRQNAQIYSEMLRLFTADQTIDFVTLLDAVISDGVFPSADEAKVYLTGLAETVPSISNVKAYAQIVQEKYLVRQLMGVAKDILQDAGDEPDADLLLENAEQRIYEIRSGRDSSALTPLSSSMVETLTNLQKISGPDADKYKGIPTGFRLLDTVLTGLGRGDLIILAARPGMGKTSFALNIATRVAMQQKVPVAIFSLEMTKEQLTNRILSAEAGIDSQAFRTGALRAEDWEYLALATEKLHDAPIYMDDTSGITITEMKAKIRRVNQDPTRPNVGLIVIDYLQLMTTGQRSENRVQEISSITRNLKIMAKEMNVPIIALSQLSRAVEKQGNNSSHRPQLSDLRDSGSIEQDADCVLFLYRDSYYASQNPDGAEVDADTAECIVAKNRHGETSTVPLGWDGAHTRFMDVDFKR
- the tilS gene encoding tRNA lysidine(34) synthetase TilS, which gives rise to MNNEKILAHVRMFALREKLLCPGEPLHLAAAVSGRADSMALLRILLALQPEFGFVLSACHVNHGMRGESADRDEAFVRAECARLGVPLRVFHAAEMADEVGLPSEHAGEDWARRLRYACFARLCGEGIDVVATAHTANDQAETLLLRLARGTGLHGAAGIRPKRGCYLRPLLALTRQDTESFCRAAGQAWVTDETNATDAYARNRVRRAALPALQSTNGAAAENLARFCEKAARADAYFARKAEELLSAARLDAAQAAIKSPEACTVWRLGPLSAADALILEAAMHSLTAPVRDAEEKYVQLLCGLVRRGSGAVQLTDRVRFCAGDGCFWQEIVPERPRQQEDKRPESQPFQPEKQAEYCLAGGWKVTAGLFTADFEEKIQVVHKKDLKNQADYARITTLYAGLVLRTRQPGDVYRPAGRSVHNRLRKWMNETGIPASQRDQLPLLAAGSEVLWVCGAGFAEGLAPDADTAQVLQMEMEHREEIT
- the hpt gene encoding hypoxanthine phosphoribosyltransferase, coding for MSMHDDIKTVLVSEEELKAKVAELGAQISKDYEGKNLVLVSILKGSVVFMADLMRAVSIPCSIDFMVVSSYGGSNTVTSGLVKIIKDLDGDLSGKDVLIVEDILDTGVTLSNLVPMLKMRNPNSVKICTILDKPSRRKADIQPDYEGFQVPDEFVVGYGLDYDEKYRNLPYVGVLKPEVYEK